Within the Streptomyces sp. NBC_00554 genome, the region TCAGGCCTCGTCCGTGCCCGCAAGGCGGCCGAAGTCGCGGTCCGGTGGAGGCGGAGGGGAGGCCACGTCGAGTCCGTAGTGGTGGTAGAGCTGGAGTTCCTGTTCGGGGGAGAGGTGGCGGCCGACGCCGAAGTCGGGGGCGTCCTTGATCAGTGCCCGTTCGAAGGGGATGCGCAGAGTGCCTTCGATGAGTTCGCTGGGCTCCAGGGGTACGAAGGCATCCCTGCTGAACAGGCCCGTTCGTATGGCCGCCCACTCCGGGACCCCGGTCGCGTCGTCGAGGTAGACCTCGTCGATCGTGCCGATCTTGGCGCCGTTGCGGTCGAATGCCTTGCGGCCGATCAGGTTGCGCGGATCGATGTCGGTCTGCACGGTGCCCTCCATTTGGTCGCAACTCATCCGTAAGCACTACAAAAGAGCAGATTCAGGAAGGTGGCCACTCGAAGGCCCGGGCGTTGCCCTCGCTGGTACGCTGGCAAGCGGCTGCTGACCCCGCGCGGGAGAGTCCTCCAGACACCATCGGAGGACGCCGAAGGAGCAAATCCTCCCCGGAATCTCTCAGGCCCACGTACCGCACGGACGAGGTCACTCTGGAAAGCAGAGCGGGTGCCGATGATGGCTCCCGCTCTCACCGACGGTGAAAGTCGGGTCGCAGTGGGCGGGCG harbors:
- a CDS encoding PRC-barrel domain-containing protein: MQTDIDPRNLIGRKAFDRNGAKIGTIDEVYLDDATGVPEWAAIRTGLFSRDAFVPLEPSELIEGTLRIPFERALIKDAPDFGVGRHLSPEQELQLYHHYGLDVASPPPPPDRDFGRLAGTDEA